DNA from Actinoplanes sp. SE50/110:
GAAATTTCGGTTACGTCATGGCGGGGCTGCGGTGCAGACCGGCCGCCGAGCCGCGTGCCTTGAGGCTCATCACGAACGCGAGCACCCGCGCCACCGCGCCGAAGAACTCGGCCGGGATCTCCTGACCCACCTCGCACCCCGAGTTGAGTGCCCGGGCCAGCGCGATGTCCTGCACCATCGGCACCCGGTTGTCGGTGGCCAGCTGCCGGATCTTGGCGGCCACCGGCCCCTTGCCCTTGGCCACCACCCGCGGCGCGCCCTTCTCCGGCTCGTACCGCAGCGCCACCGCGACGTGCACCGGGTTGACCACCACCACGTCCGCGGTCGGCACGTCGGCCATCTGCCGGTTGCGCGCCATGGCCATCTGCCGGGCCCGGATCTGCGCCTTGATCAGCGGGTCACCCTCGGAGTTCTTGTTCTCCTGCTTGACCTCTTCCTTGGTCATCCGCAGTTGCTTCTGGGTGCGCCGGCGCACCACCAGGTAGTCGGCGCCGGCCATCGCGATGCCGGCCACCGCGGCCGCCCGGATCAGCGAGATCACCGCGTTGGTGACGGTGCCGAGCAGCGCGGTCAGCGGCAGCCGGCCGGCCGACATCAGCTGCGGGACGATGTTCTTGACCGTCATGTACAGGACCGCGGCCAGCACCGCGGTCTTGAACAGCGACTTGGTCAGCTCCCACAGCGCGTGCGGGCCGAACATCCGCTTCAGGCCGGAAAACGGGTTGAGCCGGTTGAACTTCGGGATGAACAGCTTGGTGGCGACCCGGATGCCGCCCTGGGCGCCGGCCGCGGCGACGCCGACCGCCATCATGGTCAGCGCCAGCGGGGCCACCGCCCAGGCCGCGCCGAACAGCCCCTCCCGGAGCAGGGCCAGGCCCTTGGCCGGGTCCGGGTTCTGGATGGTGTCCGGCAGCTTGGCGATCGCCTCCTCGGCGTGCTGCATCGCCTGCGTCAGGGTGCGGGGCAGCAGCACGCTCGCGGCCAGCATGCCCAGCCAGGCGCCCAGGTCCGGCGTACGGCCGATCTGTCCTTCCTGTTTCGCCTTTTTGAGCCGTTGCTGTGTCGGCTGTTCGGTCTTCTCGCCGGACATCTACACCCCCTCAGCCGCCGCTGAGCCGGATCACCGCCGTGACCGCGCGCTCGACCAGGGTGTGCAGGACGCTCGGGAGCGCCGCGATGGCCAGCCCGGCCAGGGTCACCACCAGGAAGATCTTGACGGGGAAGCCCAGCTGGAACGCGTTCAGCGCGGGCGCCACCCGGTTCAGCAGGCCGAGCGAGACGTCGGCCAGGAACAGCACGCAGACCAGCGGCCCGGCGATCTGCAGGGCGGACACGAACATCTCACCCACGCCGCTGAGCAGCAGCCGGCTGAACGTCTCCGGGGAGAACGAGACGTTCAGCGGCAGCGTGCGGAAACTCTGCATGAAGCCGCGCAGGATCAGCTGGTGCCCGTCGCCGGCGAACAGCAGGGTCATCGCGACCAGGTTGTAGAACCGGCCGAAGATCGAACTCTGGTTGAAGCCGAGCGGGTCGTACGCGGTGGCCAGGGTGAACCCGCCGAACAGGTCGAGCAGGTCACCGGCCGCCTGCAGCGCGGCGAACAGCAGCATGGTGATGAAGCCGAGCGCGACCCCGATGAAGATCTGCATCAGCACGCTGAACAGCAGCGCCGAGGTCTCCAGCGAGGGCAGGGTGCCGGTCAGGTACGGCGCCATCGGCAGCGCCAGGCCGACCGAGAGCAGCGCCTTGACCGGGCCGGGGATGAGCCGGGTGTTGAACGGCGGGCAGATCACCATCCACGCCCCGGTCCGGCACGCCCCGAGCAGGATCGCCAGCATCTGCGCGATCGGCACGTCGTAGTTCACGTCCGGTACGACCCGACCAGCGCCGTGATGATCAACCCCCAGCCGTTGACCAGCACGAACAGCAGCAGCTTGAAGGGCAGCGCGACGGTCACCGGGGGCAGCATCATCATGCCCAGCGACATCAGCGAGGCCGACACGACCAGGTCGATGATCAGGAAAGGGATGAAGATGACGAAGCCGATGATGAACGCGGCCCGCAGCTCGGAGAGCACGAACGCGGGCACCAGCGTGGTCAGCGGCACCGCGTCCCGGTTCGCCGGCTGCTTCTCACCGGACACCTTGATCAGCAGGGCCAGCTCGTCCTCGCGGGTGGTCTTCCACATGAACTCGCGCAGCGGCTTGATGCCGTCGTCGAAGGCCTGCGACTGGGTCTTGTCGCCCTTGAGGTAGGGCTGCACGCCGACCTTGTTCATCTCGGAGACGGTCGGTCCCATGATGAAAAGGCTCAGGAACAGGGCCAGTCCGGCGATCACCTGGTTGGGCGGCAGCGTGGTCAGGCCCAGCGCGTTGCGGGTGATCCCGAGGACCATGAAGACCTTGGTGAAACACGTGCAGAGCAGCAGCAGCGCGGGCGCCACCGAGAGCAGCGTCAGGCCCAGAACGATGACCAGGCTGGACGCCGGGCGGCTGCCGTCCGGGTTGGTGCCGTTGATGTTCAGGTTGATGCTCGGCGGCGACGTGCGCGGTGCCTGCGGCACCAGCCGGGGCGGTGGCAACGCCGG
Protein-coding regions in this window:
- a CDS encoding flagellar biosynthesis protein FlhB, with the translated sequence MSGEKTEQPTQQRLKKAKQEGQIGRTPDLGAWLGMLAASVLLPRTLTQAMQHAEEAIAKLPDTIQNPDPAKGLALLREGLFGAAWAVAPLALTMMAVGVAAAGAQGGIRVATKLFIPKFNRLNPFSGLKRMFGPHALWELTKSLFKTAVLAAVLYMTVKNIVPQLMSAGRLPLTALLGTVTNAVISLIRAAAVAGIAMAGADYLVVRRRTQKQLRMTKEEVKQENKNSEGDPLIKAQIRARQMAMARNRQMADVPTADVVVVNPVHVAVALRYEPEKGAPRVVAKGKGPVAAKIRQLATDNRVPMVQDIALARALNSGCEVGQEIPAEFFGAVARVLAFVMSLKARGSAAGLHRSPAMT
- a CDS encoding flagellar biosynthetic protein FliR, producing MNYDVPIAQMLAILLGACRTGAWMVICPPFNTRLIPGPVKALLSVGLALPMAPYLTGTLPSLETSALLFSVLMQIFIGVALGFITMLLFAALQAAGDLLDLFGGFTLATAYDPLGFNQSSIFGRFYNLVAMTLLFAGDGHQLILRGFMQSFRTLPLNVSFSPETFSRLLLSGVGEMFVSALQIAGPLVCVLFLADVSLGLLNRVAPALNAFQLGFPVKIFLVVTLAGLAIAALPSVLHTLVERAVTAVIRLSGG
- the fliP gene encoding flagellar type III secretion system pore protein FliP (The bacterial flagellar biogenesis protein FliP forms a type III secretion system (T3SS)-type pore required for flagellar assembly.) translates to MLLMLGIGLALAMPAAAGAAPGQQPGAAVVVPPQVAPRAPAEPPALPPPRLVPQAPRTSPPSINLNINGTNPDGSRPASSLVIVLGLTLLSVAPALLLLCTCFTKVFMVLGITRNALGLTTLPPNQVIAGLALFLSLFIMGPTVSEMNKVGVQPYLKGDKTQSQAFDDGIKPLREFMWKTTREDELALLIKVSGEKQPANRDAVPLTTLVPAFVLSELRAAFIIGFVIFIPFLIIDLVVSASLMSLGMMMLPPVTVALPFKLLLFVLVNGWGLIITALVGSYRT